Proteins encoded within one genomic window of Cottoperca gobio unplaced genomic scaffold, fCotGob3.1 fCotGob3_70arrow_ctg1, whole genome shotgun sequence:
- the wipf2a gene encoding WAS/WASL-interacting protein family member 2 isoform X1, whose product MPAPPPPPPPPGPPPPPSFSQNTSAPKLGLSGGKGRGALLSDICNGARLKKVSEVNDRSSPVIEKAGGGGGGGGGGGGGFGGGGPMGMGGLFQGGVPKLRAVGDGSAAGSVGRSALRPPGARSAAPRPPIGRSSSPSPHPPTGRSSSPSPRPPTGRSSSPSMANKPSPQDHQRSHRPSLPDISRPSTGGGMKHSTSAPPPPPPFNRGGRSNAPATSNQKAHAPPSSSSSHSREKPLPPTPNRGHTPPSSVKPPPSSSRPPTGGSSAPPPPPPYRPNTSSGVSNGPSHVDGGGAPELPQRHNSLHKKHASGGSSQGRSHAPPPPPSSSPSSQQAGRPPPPAREPPGRRTAPQVPPNGSRNSGRDAPPPPPPYRVHSSVASEAHSRVSKPPPPLSSSSSVSSLSSRTPAGPPPPPPPIRNGHSSISSSKSIIDDFESKFNFHPIEDLPPPEEYRHFNKVYPSKTNKTMMRGAPPAPPVGR is encoded by the exons ATGCctgctcctccccctccccctcctcccccaggACCCCCGCCCCCCCCATCCTTCAGTCAG AACACGTCTGCTCCCAAACTGGGCTTATCCGGGGGTAAAGGCAGAGGAGCGCTGCTGTCGGACATCTGCAACGGCGCCAGACTAAAGAAGGTCTCTGAAGTCAACGACCGGAGCAGTCCCGTTATAGAGA AAGCaggaggcggcggcggcggcggcggtggtggtggtggaggtttTGGAGGCGGAGGGCCGATGGGAATGGGAGGTCTGTTCCAAGGAGGAGTGCCAAAATTACGCGCAGTTGGAG ATGGTTCAGCCGCAGGTTCTGTGGGCAGATCCGCCCTGCGGCCCCCAGGGGCCCGATCCGCGGCCCCTCGCCCCCCCATAGGCCGCTCCTCCTCGCCCTCCCCTCACCCCCCGACAG GCcgctcctcctcaccctcccctcGCCCCCCCACAGGCCGCTCCTCCTCGCCCTCCATGGCCAACAAGCCCTCTCCACAAGACCACCAGCGCTCGCACCGCCCCTCGCTCCCCGACATCTCCCGTCCCTCTACAGGCGGCGGGATGAAGCACAGCACCTCcgccccacctcctcctccacccttcAACAGAGGAGGCCGCAGCAACGCTCCGGCTACCTCCAATCAAAAAGCACATGCGCCaccttcctcatcctcttctcaCAGCCGAGAGAAGCCCCTCCCACCGACCCCCAACAGAGGCCACACCCCTCCCAGCTCCGTGAAGCCGCCTCCGTCATCCAGCAGACCGCCGACAGGTggctcctcagctcctccacctcctccgccGTACAGACCGAACACATCGAGCGGTGTCTCTAACGGGCCGTCCCATGTCGATGGTGGGGGGGCTCCAGAGCTGCCGCAGAGGCACAACTCCCTGCACAAAAAGCACGCATCAGGAGGCAGCAGCCAAGGACGCAGCCacgctcctccacctcctccgtcATCGTCTCCATCCTCCCAGCAGGCCGGCAGACCGCCACCACCCGCCAGAGAGCCACCTGGACGCAGAACAG CTCCCCAGGTGCCTCCTAACGGATCTCGTAACAGCGGTCGGGAcgcccctcctcccccacctccaTACCGCGTCCACAGCTCTGTGGCCTCAGAGGCCCACAGCCGGGTGAGCAAACCACCCCCAccgctctcctcttcctcctccgtgTCATCATTATCCTCCCGAACCCCGGCTGGACCCCCTCCACCGCCCCCGCCCATCCGGAACGGccactcctccatctcctcctccaagTCCATCATAG aTGATTTTGAATCCAAGTTTAACTTCCACCCTATCGAAGACCTTCCCCCTCCAGAGGAGTACAGGCATTTCAACAAGGTCTACCCCAGCAAAACCAACAAGA CCATGATGAGAGGAGCTCCTCCTGCGCCGCCGGTGGGGAGGTGA
- the wipf2a gene encoding WAS/WASL-interacting protein family member 2 isoform X3: MPAPPPPPPPPGPPPPPSFSQNTSAPKLGLSGGKGRGALLSDICNGARLKKVSEVNDRSSPVIEKAGGGGGGGGGGGGGFGGGGPMGMGGLFQGGVPKLRAVGDGSAAGSVGRSALRPPGARSAAPRPPIGRSSSPSPHPPTGRSSSPSPRPPTGRSSSPSPRPPTGRSSSPSMANKPSPQDHQRSHRPSLPDISRPSTGGGMKHSTSAPPPPPPFNRGGRSNAPATSNQKAHAPPSSSSSHSREKPLPPTPNRGHTPPSSVKPPPSSSRPPTGGSSAPPPPPPYRPNTSSGVSNGPSHVDGGGAPELPQRHNSLHKKHASGGSSQGRSHAPPPPPSSSPSSQQAGRPPPPAREPPGRRTAPQVPPNGSRNSGRDAPPPPPPYRVHSSVASEAHSRVSKPPPPLSSSSSVSSLSSRTPAGPPPPPPPIRNGHSSISSSKSIIDDFESKFNFHPIEDLPPPEEYRHFNKVYPSKTNKTMMRGAPPAPPVGR; the protein is encoded by the exons ATGCctgctcctccccctccccctcctcccccaggACCCCCGCCCCCCCCATCCTTCAGTCAG AACACGTCTGCTCCCAAACTGGGCTTATCCGGGGGTAAAGGCAGAGGAGCGCTGCTGTCGGACATCTGCAACGGCGCCAGACTAAAGAAGGTCTCTGAAGTCAACGACCGGAGCAGTCCCGTTATAGAGA AAGCaggaggcggcggcggcggcggcggtggtggtggtggaggtttTGGAGGCGGAGGGCCGATGGGAATGGGAGGTCTGTTCCAAGGAGGAGTGCCAAAATTACGCGCAGTTGGAG ATGGTTCAGCCGCAGGTTCTGTGGGCAGATCCGCCCTGCGGCCCCCAGGGGCCCGATCCGCGGCCCCTCGCCCCCCCATAGGCCGCTCCTCCTCGCCCTCCCCTCACCCCCCGACAGGCcgctcctcctcaccctcccctcGCCCCCCCACAGGCcgctcctcctcaccctcccctcGCCCCCCCACAGGCCGCTCCTCCTCGCCCTCCATGGCCAACAAGCCCTCTCCACAAGACCACCAGCGCTCGCACCGCCCCTCGCTCCCCGACATCTCCCGTCCCTCTACAGGCGGCGGGATGAAGCACAGCACCTCcgccccacctcctcctccacccttcAACAGAGGAGGCCGCAGCAACGCTCCGGCTACCTCCAATCAAAAAGCACATGCGCCaccttcctcatcctcttctcaCAGCCGAGAGAAGCCCCTCCCACCGACCCCCAACAGAGGCCACACCCCTCCCAGCTCCGTGAAGCCGCCTCCGTCATCCAGCAGACCGCCGACAGGTggctcctcagctcctccacctcctccgccGTACAGACCGAACACATCGAGCGGTGTCTCTAACGGGCCGTCCCATGTCGATGGTGGGGGGGCTCCAGAGCTGCCGCAGAGGCACAACTCCCTGCACAAAAAGCACGCATCAGGAGGCAGCAGCCAAGGACGCAGCCacgctcctccacctcctccgtcATCGTCTCCATCCTCCCAGCAGGCCGGCAGACCGCCACCACCCGCCAGAGAGCCACCTGGACGCAGAACAG CTCCCCAGGTGCCTCCTAACGGATCTCGTAACAGCGGTCGGGAcgcccctcctcccccacctccaTACCGCGTCCACAGCTCTGTGGCCTCAGAGGCCCACAGCCGGGTGAGCAAACCACCCCCAccgctctcctcttcctcctccgtgTCATCATTATCCTCCCGAACCCCGGCTGGACCCCCTCCACCGCCCCCGCCCATCCGGAACGGccactcctccatctcctcctccaagTCCATCATAG aTGATTTTGAATCCAAGTTTAACTTCCACCCTATCGAAGACCTTCCCCCTCCAGAGGAGTACAGGCATTTCAACAAGGTCTACCCCAGCAAAACCAACAAGA CCATGATGAGAGGAGCTCCTCCTGCGCCGCCGGTGGGGAGGTGA
- the wipf2a gene encoding WAS/WASL-interacting protein family member 2 isoform X2: MPAPPPPPPPPGPPPPPSFSQNTSAPKLGLSGGKGRGALLSDICNGARLKKVSEVNDRSSPVIEKAGGGGGGGGGGGGGFGGGGPMGMGGLFQGGVPKLRAVGDGSAAGSVGRSALRPPGARSAAPRPPIGRSSSPSPRPPTGRSSSPSPRPPTGRSSSPSMANKPSPQDHQRSHRPSLPDISRPSTGGGMKHSTSAPPPPPPFNRGGRSNAPATSNQKAHAPPSSSSSHSREKPLPPTPNRGHTPPSSVKPPPSSSRPPTGGSSAPPPPPPYRPNTSSGVSNGPSHVDGGGAPELPQRHNSLHKKHASGGSSQGRSHAPPPPPSSSPSSQQAGRPPPPAREPPGRRTAPQVPPNGSRNSGRDAPPPPPPYRVHSSVASEAHSRVSKPPPPLSSSSSVSSLSSRTPAGPPPPPPPIRNGHSSISSSKSIIDDFESKFNFHPIEDLPPPEEYRHFNKVYPSKTNKTMMRGAPPAPPVGR; the protein is encoded by the exons ATGCctgctcctccccctccccctcctcccccaggACCCCCGCCCCCCCCATCCTTCAGTCAG AACACGTCTGCTCCCAAACTGGGCTTATCCGGGGGTAAAGGCAGAGGAGCGCTGCTGTCGGACATCTGCAACGGCGCCAGACTAAAGAAGGTCTCTGAAGTCAACGACCGGAGCAGTCCCGTTATAGAGA AAGCaggaggcggcggcggcggcggcggtggtggtggtggaggtttTGGAGGCGGAGGGCCGATGGGAATGGGAGGTCTGTTCCAAGGAGGAGTGCCAAAATTACGCGCAGTTGGAG ATGGTTCAGCCGCAGGTTCTGTGGGCAGATCCGCCCTGCGGCCCCCAGGGGCCCGATCCGCGGCCCCTCGCCCCCCCATAG GCcgctcctcctcaccctcccctcGCCCCCCCACAGGCcgctcctcctcaccctcccctcGCCCCCCCACAGGCCGCTCCTCCTCGCCCTCCATGGCCAACAAGCCCTCTCCACAAGACCACCAGCGCTCGCACCGCCCCTCGCTCCCCGACATCTCCCGTCCCTCTACAGGCGGCGGGATGAAGCACAGCACCTCcgccccacctcctcctccacccttcAACAGAGGAGGCCGCAGCAACGCTCCGGCTACCTCCAATCAAAAAGCACATGCGCCaccttcctcatcctcttctcaCAGCCGAGAGAAGCCCCTCCCACCGACCCCCAACAGAGGCCACACCCCTCCCAGCTCCGTGAAGCCGCCTCCGTCATCCAGCAGACCGCCGACAGGTggctcctcagctcctccacctcctccgccGTACAGACCGAACACATCGAGCGGTGTCTCTAACGGGCCGTCCCATGTCGATGGTGGGGGGGCTCCAGAGCTGCCGCAGAGGCACAACTCCCTGCACAAAAAGCACGCATCAGGAGGCAGCAGCCAAGGACGCAGCCacgctcctccacctcctccgtcATCGTCTCCATCCTCCCAGCAGGCCGGCAGACCGCCACCACCCGCCAGAGAGCCACCTGGACGCAGAACAG CTCCCCAGGTGCCTCCTAACGGATCTCGTAACAGCGGTCGGGAcgcccctcctcccccacctccaTACCGCGTCCACAGCTCTGTGGCCTCAGAGGCCCACAGCCGGGTGAGCAAACCACCCCCAccgctctcctcttcctcctccgtgTCATCATTATCCTCCCGAACCCCGGCTGGACCCCCTCCACCGCCCCCGCCCATCCGGAACGGccactcctccatctcctcctccaagTCCATCATAG aTGATTTTGAATCCAAGTTTAACTTCCACCCTATCGAAGACCTTCCCCCTCCAGAGGAGTACAGGCATTTCAACAAGGTCTACCCCAGCAAAACCAACAAGA CCATGATGAGAGGAGCTCCTCCTGCGCCGCCGGTGGGGAGGTGA